One window of Cupriavidus oxalaticus genomic DNA carries:
- a CDS encoding porin: MSQTLRHAARLTLPLMLCLPTAAMSQSGVTLYGVIDTALTYQTHSNPAGDAQVGLQQGGEGFLSGSRFGLKGVEDLGGGVKAGFVLENGFLADTGKFDQQGQLFGRQAYVKIGNQWGELALGRQYTTANTMLYYVDPLGVGAAPSNSWMVYLTGQRYDNAVSFTGNFGPMSLIAEYALGETAGNTRATSSTSFGLKYAAGPITAIGDFQQTRDSQSRTANIYLAGLKVAIGRASLFANYLHSDREAGFDSSKGGTDTATITSMSTAATPTNRAAINSVFGSSRHDDFFTLGASYAVTGNVTLTGSVMHNRTRADSFSGNRTTAYAVADYAFSKRTDTYVALAYDRVHGDWSGLFGNNTTSWTGGSGTPLDGRDSQTTVMVGLRHQF; this comes from the coding sequence ATGAGCCAAACCCTTCGCCACGCCGCCCGGCTGACCTTGCCACTGATGCTGTGCCTGCCCACCGCCGCGATGTCGCAGTCCGGCGTGACGCTGTACGGCGTCATCGATACCGCGCTGACGTACCAGACCCATTCCAACCCCGCCGGCGATGCGCAGGTCGGCCTGCAGCAAGGCGGCGAAGGCTTCCTGTCCGGGAGCCGCTTTGGCCTGAAGGGCGTCGAGGACCTGGGCGGCGGGGTAAAGGCCGGCTTCGTGCTGGAGAACGGGTTCCTGGCCGACACCGGCAAGTTCGACCAGCAGGGCCAGCTATTCGGCCGCCAGGCGTACGTGAAGATCGGCAACCAGTGGGGCGAGCTGGCGCTGGGCCGGCAATACACCACGGCCAACACCATGCTGTACTACGTCGATCCGCTCGGCGTGGGCGCGGCACCGTCGAACTCATGGATGGTGTACCTGACCGGGCAGCGCTACGACAACGCCGTCAGCTTCACCGGCAATTTCGGCCCGATGTCGCTGATCGCCGAATACGCGCTGGGCGAGACCGCGGGCAACACCCGCGCCACCTCGTCCACGTCGTTCGGCCTGAAGTACGCGGCCGGCCCGATCACCGCGATCGGCGACTTCCAGCAGACCCGCGACAGCCAGAGCCGTACCGCAAACATCTACCTGGCGGGCCTGAAAGTCGCGATCGGCCGCGCCAGCCTGTTCGCCAACTACCTCCACAGCGACCGCGAGGCGGGCTTCGACTCGTCCAAGGGCGGCACCGACACGGCCACCATCACCAGCATGTCGACCGCGGCCACGCCGACCAACCGCGCGGCGATCAACTCGGTGTTCGGCAGCAGCCGCCACGACGACTTCTTCACGCTGGGCGCGAGCTATGCCGTGACCGGCAACGTAACGCTGACCGGCAGCGTGATGCACAACCGCACCCGCGCCGACAGCTTCAGCGGCAACCGCACCACCGCGTATGCCGTGGCCGACTACGCCTTCAGCAAGCGCACCGACACCTACGTGGCGCTGGCCTATGACCGCGTCCACGGCGACTGGTCGGGCCTGTTCGGCAACAACACCACCAGCTGGACCGGCGGCAGCGGCACGCCGCTGGACGGGCGCGACAGCCAGACCACCGTGATGGTCGGCCTGCGCCACCAGTTCTAA
- the pepE gene encoding dipeptidase PepE — MTQRILLMSSSRKDNLGYLEHAGEQIHTLLQREPRKVLFVPFAGVTFSFDTYEGMVKPVFEKLGYALESIHHSANPLRAVQEAKAIAVGGGNTFALLKRMYDAGIVDAIRARVRAGTPYVGWSAGSNVACPTIRTTNDMPIVQPPSLRALGLVPFQVNPHFISGKPAGHNGESREERLAEFLHINAPEQVFALPEGSALYSDGTHGTVLGERNALWFPAEGRVEAIREGEPFPLSQITGPAGMEEWRGFSA; from the coding sequence ATGACCCAACGCATCCTCCTGATGAGCAGCTCGCGCAAGGACAACCTCGGCTACCTGGAGCACGCCGGCGAGCAGATCCACACGCTGCTGCAGCGCGAGCCGCGCAAGGTGCTGTTCGTGCCGTTCGCGGGCGTGACCTTCAGCTTCGATACCTATGAAGGCATGGTCAAGCCGGTGTTCGAGAAGCTCGGCTATGCGCTCGAGTCGATCCACCACAGCGCCAATCCGCTGCGCGCGGTGCAGGAAGCCAAAGCCATCGCCGTGGGCGGCGGCAATACCTTCGCGCTGCTCAAGCGCATGTACGACGCCGGCATCGTCGACGCGATCCGCGCCAGGGTGCGCGCGGGCACGCCGTACGTCGGGTGGAGCGCCGGCAGCAACGTGGCCTGCCCGACCATCCGCACCACTAACGACATGCCGATCGTGCAGCCGCCCTCGCTGCGCGCGCTGGGCCTGGTGCCGTTCCAGGTCAACCCGCACTTCATCAGCGGCAAGCCCGCGGGCCACAACGGCGAAAGCCGGGAAGAGCGCCTGGCCGAGTTCCTGCACATCAATGCGCCCGAACAGGTGTTCGCGCTGCCGGAAGGTTCGGCGCTGTACTCGGACGGCACCCACGGCACCGTGCTAGGCGAGCGCAATGCGCTGTGGTTCCCGGCTGAAGGCAGGGTCGAGGCCATTCGTGAGGGCGAGCCTTTTCCGCTGTCGCAGATCACCGGGCCTGCCGGGATGGAGGAATGGCGGGGCTTTTCGGCCTGA
- a CDS encoding DUF1177 domain-containing protein, producing the protein MALQQTLVIHEALDSPHANGAVVSELFAPYAGAGVTLQVTTVNNAPPENTANTTDFITIVIPGSAGKRGRGKAPTLGVIGRNGAIGARPELVGLVSDADGPIGCLAVALKLAQMKARGDHLQGDVIVTTHLSTDVSMVPHDPVPFMGMPVSSDTMNDYQVLPEMDAILSIDASKGNSIIKHRGFAISPTAMQGYILRVAPDLVATMESTTGCPAVTFPISLQDITPYHNGLYHFNSIMQPHVATAAPVVGVAVTAQSVVSGSATSANHEIDIAEAVRFCVEVAKRFGIGKCQFFNAAEWEKIRAIYPDLSVFQTAGKR; encoded by the coding sequence ATGGCCCTGCAGCAGACGCTGGTCATTCACGAAGCCCTGGACAGCCCGCACGCCAACGGTGCGGTCGTCAGCGAACTGTTCGCGCCCTACGCCGGCGCCGGCGTGACCTTGCAAGTCACCACCGTCAACAACGCGCCCCCCGAGAACACGGCCAACACCACCGACTTCATCACCATCGTGATCCCCGGCAGCGCCGGCAAGCGTGGCCGCGGTAAGGCGCCGACGCTGGGCGTGATCGGCCGCAACGGCGCCATCGGCGCGCGTCCGGAACTGGTTGGCCTGGTGTCCGATGCGGACGGCCCGATCGGCTGCCTGGCGGTGGCGCTGAAGCTCGCGCAGATGAAGGCGCGCGGCGACCACCTGCAAGGCGACGTGATCGTGACCACGCACCTGTCGACCGATGTCTCGATGGTGCCGCACGACCCGGTGCCGTTCATGGGCATGCCGGTGTCCTCCGACACCATGAACGACTACCAGGTGCTGCCGGAAATGGATGCGATCCTGTCGATCGACGCGTCCAAGGGCAACAGCATCATCAAGCATCGCGGCTTTGCCATCTCGCCGACGGCGATGCAGGGCTATATCCTGCGCGTGGCGCCGGACCTGGTGGCTACGATGGAATCGACCACCGGCTGCCCGGCAGTGACCTTCCCGATCTCGCTGCAGGACATCACGCCGTACCACAACGGCCTGTATCACTTCAACAGCATCATGCAGCCGCACGTCGCCACGGCGGCGCCGGTGGTGGGCGTGGCAGTGACCGCGCAGTCGGTGGTGTCAGGCAGCGCCACCTCGGCCAACCACGAGATCGACATCGCCGAGGCGGTGCGCTTCTGCGTGGAGGTGGCCAAGCGCTTCGGCATCGGCAAGTGCCAGTTCTTCAATGCCGCCGAGTGGGAGAAGATCCGCGCGATCTATCCGGACCTGTCGGTATTCCAGACCGCCGGCAAGCGCTGA
- a CDS encoding IclR family transcriptional regulator, which translates to MLKTLDGALALLTHFTARQPSWGVRELARESGVHHAVVHRVLATFAANGFLTQDSVGRYGLGLRWFELGQVMRKAFSPAAVVQPALEALAQESGETVFLSWLDGHEGLCTDIAQSQHQLRFSIEVGQRFALDAGAHAKAILAFQPEAFRRQVIGDAPELAAQLAQVRADGFAYTCEESAATVAGLALPLHHRDTQAVVGSLAIAGPLQRLTREAVPRLLEALRAARKTIGPVAGFMR; encoded by the coding sequence ATGCTCAAGACCCTGGACGGCGCGCTCGCGCTCCTCACCCATTTCACCGCTCGCCAGCCCAGCTGGGGCGTGCGCGAACTGGCGCGCGAAAGCGGCGTGCACCACGCCGTCGTGCATCGCGTACTCGCCACGTTTGCCGCCAATGGCTTCCTGACGCAGGACAGCGTCGGCCGCTATGGGCTGGGCTTGCGCTGGTTCGAACTGGGTCAAGTGATGCGCAAGGCGTTTTCGCCGGCGGCAGTGGTCCAGCCCGCGCTGGAGGCGCTGGCGCAGGAAAGTGGCGAAACGGTTTTCCTGTCGTGGCTGGACGGTCACGAAGGCCTGTGCACGGACATCGCCCAGAGCCAGCACCAGCTGCGCTTTTCGATCGAGGTGGGCCAGCGCTTCGCGCTGGACGCCGGCGCGCATGCCAAAGCGATCCTCGCATTCCAGCCGGAAGCGTTCCGGCGGCAGGTCATCGGCGACGCGCCGGAACTGGCCGCGCAACTGGCCCAGGTCCGCGCCGACGGCTTTGCCTATACCTGCGAGGAATCCGCGGCCACGGTGGCGGGGCTGGCATTGCCGCTGCACCACCGCGACACCCAGGCGGTGGTGGGATCCCTCGCCATCGCCGGCCCGCTGCAGCGGCTGACGCGCGAGGCCGTGCCGCGGCTGCTGGAAGCGCTGCGCGCGGCGCGAAAGACGATCGGCCCGGTGGCGGGCTTCATGCGATAG
- a CDS encoding LLM class flavin-dependent oxidoreductase — translation MNRDSLPAGNGIAYSVLDLAPIPQGSDAGQAMRNSLDLARHAEQLGYHRYWLAEHHNMPGIASAATAVLIGYVANGTQTIRVGSGGVMLPNHSPLVIAEQFGTLASLYPGRIDLGLGRAPGTDQATARALRRHLTSDSADTFPQDVEELQAYFDDVRPGQRLRAVPGAGLKVPIWLLGSSLFSAQLAAAMGLPFAFASHFAPGFMRQALDLYRRTFRPSEALDRPYVMLGFNVFAADSADEARRLFSSLQQQFLALVRGTPGQLRPPVDDIESLWTESEADHIRRSLACSVVGDPDSVRAGMQRFVDDLQPDELMLTGQIYDHQARLRSFEIAAGAARSLKANAAL, via the coding sequence ATGAATCGCGACTCTCTCCCCGCCGGCAACGGCATCGCTTACTCGGTGCTCGACCTGGCTCCCATCCCGCAGGGCAGCGACGCCGGCCAGGCCATGCGCAACTCGCTCGACCTGGCGCGCCATGCCGAGCAACTGGGCTACCACCGCTACTGGCTGGCCGAGCACCACAACATGCCCGGCATCGCCAGCGCCGCCACCGCGGTGCTGATCGGCTATGTCGCCAACGGCACGCAGACCATCCGCGTGGGCTCCGGTGGCGTGATGCTGCCCAACCATTCGCCGCTGGTGATCGCCGAGCAGTTCGGCACGCTGGCCTCGCTGTACCCGGGCCGCATCGACCTGGGACTGGGCCGCGCGCCCGGCACGGACCAGGCCACCGCGCGCGCGTTGCGCCGCCATCTGACCAGCGATAGCGCCGATACCTTCCCGCAGGACGTGGAAGAGCTTCAGGCGTATTTCGATGACGTGCGCCCTGGCCAGCGCCTGCGCGCCGTTCCCGGTGCCGGCCTGAAGGTGCCGATCTGGCTGCTGGGCTCGAGCCTGTTCAGCGCGCAGCTGGCCGCGGCCATGGGCCTGCCGTTCGCGTTTGCCTCGCACTTCGCGCCGGGCTTCATGCGCCAGGCGCTCGACCTCTACCGTCGCACCTTCCGGCCCTCTGAAGCGCTGGATCGCCCGTACGTGATGCTCGGCTTCAACGTCTTTGCCGCGGACAGCGCCGATGAGGCGCGCCGCCTGTTCAGCTCGCTGCAGCAGCAGTTCCTGGCACTGGTGCGCGGCACGCCGGGGCAACTGCGCCCGCCGGTGGACGACATCGAGTCGCTGTGGACCGAGAGCGAGGCCGACCATATCCGCCGCTCGCTGGCGTGCTCGGTGGTGGGCGATCCGGACTCGGTGCGCGCCGGCATGCAGCGCTTTGTCGACGACCTGCAGCCGGACGAGCTAATGCTGACCGGCCAGATCTACGACCACCAGGCGCGCCTGCGCTCCTTCGAGATCGCCGCCGGCGCGGCGCGCAGCCTCAAGGCCAACGCCGCACTTTGA
- a CDS encoding OPT/YSL family transporter: protein MTMPTQLNAPMAAQPATRSRFMEPLLLLVSVALSVFGAMIGMQLIVSLGISANTSIIGALIAIVFSRIPLEITRRFRVLERQNLVQTAISSATFGAANSLMIPIGVPYAMGMPELATPMLIGAVIAMFVDGAMLYFLFGSKVFPATGTWPAGIATAEAIWAGDRGGRKAAFLGLGIAVGVGGAWLGVPMSAFGAAFLGNLAALTMFGIGLLVRGYSVAVTGIDIAKAYIPHGLMIGAGIVALFQVAMEIRRARNAPAADARTIEVPASRASRILSGGFLIYLAIALLISLLAGNVSDMSLGMLVVFVLYAAFAAYVHELIVGIAAMHSGWFPAFAVALITLTIGILIGFPPTALAVLVGFSAATGPAFADMGYDLKTGYLLRGEGRDMEAEIAGRKQQFLAAMVGFGVAAVVVIVFHGTFFSQGLIPPVDRVYAASIKAGSSAEIARNLVIWAIPGALLQWLGGSKRQLGILLSTGMLIASPLAGWAVLAGLLIRFVVQRLRGDKHLAEMSAFAGGVIAGDALFSFFGSVTKLKK from the coding sequence ATGACCATGCCAACACAACTGAACGCGCCAATGGCGGCGCAGCCCGCGACACGGTCGCGCTTTATGGAGCCTTTGCTGCTGCTGGTATCGGTGGCGCTGTCGGTATTCGGCGCCATGATCGGCATGCAGCTGATCGTGTCGCTGGGGATCTCGGCCAATACCTCGATCATCGGCGCGCTGATCGCGATCGTGTTTTCGCGCATCCCGCTGGAGATCACGCGGCGCTTCCGCGTGCTGGAGCGGCAGAACCTGGTCCAGACCGCGATCTCGTCGGCCACCTTCGGCGCCGCCAACTCGCTGATGATCCCGATCGGCGTGCCGTATGCGATGGGCATGCCCGAGCTGGCCACGCCGATGCTGATCGGCGCGGTGATCGCCATGTTCGTCGACGGGGCCATGCTGTACTTCCTGTTCGGCAGCAAGGTCTTCCCCGCCACCGGCACCTGGCCGGCGGGTATCGCCACTGCCGAGGCGATCTGGGCCGGCGACCGCGGCGGCCGCAAGGCGGCGTTCCTGGGCCTGGGCATTGCCGTGGGCGTGGGCGGCGCGTGGCTGGGCGTGCCGATGTCGGCCTTCGGCGCGGCGTTCCTGGGCAACCTGGCGGCGCTGACCATGTTCGGCATCGGCCTGCTGGTGCGCGGCTATTCGGTGGCCGTGACGGGCATCGATATCGCCAAGGCCTATATCCCGCATGGGCTGATGATCGGCGCGGGCATCGTCGCGCTGTTCCAGGTCGCCATGGAAATCCGCCGTGCACGCAACGCGCCGGCCGCCGACGCGCGCACCATCGAAGTCCCGGCCTCGCGCGCCAGCCGCATCCTGTCGGGCGGCTTCCTCATCTACCTGGCGATCGCGTTGCTGATCTCGCTGCTGGCCGGGAATGTATCCGACATGTCGCTCGGCATGCTGGTCGTGTTCGTGCTGTACGCCGCCTTTGCCGCCTATGTGCACGAGCTGATCGTCGGCATCGCGGCGATGCACTCGGGCTGGTTCCCGGCCTTCGCGGTGGCGCTGATCACGCTGACCATCGGCATCCTGATCGGCTTCCCGCCAACGGCGCTGGCGGTGCTGGTGGGCTTCTCGGCCGCCACCGGGCCGGCCTTTGCCGACATGGGCTACGACCTCAAGACCGGCTACCTGCTGCGCGGCGAGGGCCGCGACATGGAGGCCGAAATCGCGGGCCGCAAGCAGCAGTTCCTGGCGGCGATGGTCGGCTTCGGCGTGGCCGCCGTGGTGGTGATCGTGTTCCACGGCACCTTCTTCTCGCAGGGCCTGATCCCGCCGGTGGACCGTGTCTATGCGGCATCGATCAAGGCCGGCTCCTCGGCGGAGATCGCGCGCAACTTGGTGATCTGGGCGATCCCCGGCGCGCTGTTGCAGTGGCTCGGCGGTTCCAAGCGCCAGCTCGGCATCCTCCTTTCCACCGGCATGCTGATCGCCTCGCCGCTGGCCGGCTGGGCAGTGCTGGCGGGCCTGCTGATCCGCTTCGTGGTGCAGCGCCTGCGCGGCGACAAGCATCTGGCCGAGATGAGCGCCTTTGCCGGCGGCGTGATCGCCGGCGATGCCCTCTTCAGCTTCTTCGGCTCCGTCACCAAGCTGAAGAAGTAA
- a CDS encoding DedA family protein/thiosulfate sulfurtransferase GlpE, with protein MGELQALLEDHGLMLVFLNVLVEQAGLPVPAYPMLFVAGALGMQETGPSIGAVLAAVIVACLIADTGWYFAGRRLGQPMLRTICKVSISPDSCIRQTQSLYLRVGPRSLVVAKLLPGAGALSTAMAGMTGTPLPVFLFYDAIGALVWAGSGLLIGVVFSDFIDTILEGFSTYGHMAVVAVVAAFLVFLAWRSWRRFRLLRITRRVPRMSVDELESRRLAGTLPVVIDVRAHGDMPMERIPGSMVLDMQGALDSLDALGVPPAEADIVVYCACPHEMSAALLAERLRVAGYPRTWALAGGFDEWKRRHGETVPPAVTHPDPGKVAAR; from the coding sequence GTGGGAGAGTTACAAGCCTTGCTGGAAGACCACGGGCTGATGCTGGTATTCCTGAACGTGCTGGTTGAACAGGCGGGACTGCCGGTGCCGGCGTACCCGATGCTGTTCGTCGCCGGCGCGCTCGGCATGCAGGAAACCGGTCCGTCGATCGGCGCGGTGCTGGCCGCGGTGATTGTCGCCTGCCTGATCGCCGATACCGGCTGGTACTTCGCCGGCCGCCGGCTGGGGCAGCCGATGCTGCGCACCATCTGCAAGGTATCGATCTCGCCCGATTCCTGCATCCGCCAGACCCAGTCGCTGTACCTGCGAGTGGGGCCGCGCTCGCTGGTGGTCGCGAAGCTGCTTCCCGGTGCCGGCGCGCTGTCCACCGCGATGGCCGGCATGACCGGCACGCCGCTGCCCGTGTTCCTGTTCTATGACGCGATCGGTGCCCTGGTGTGGGCCGGCAGCGGCCTGCTGATCGGCGTGGTGTTCAGCGACTTTATCGATACCATCCTGGAGGGCTTCAGCACCTACGGGCATATGGCCGTGGTGGCGGTGGTGGCGGCGTTCCTGGTGTTCCTGGCGTGGCGCTCGTGGCGCCGTTTCCGGCTGCTGCGCATCACCAGGCGCGTGCCGCGCATGAGCGTGGATGAACTGGAATCGCGCCGCCTGGCCGGCACGCTGCCCGTCGTGATCGATGTGCGCGCCCATGGCGACATGCCGATGGAGCGCATCCCCGGCTCGATGGTGCTCGACATGCAGGGTGCGCTCGACAGTCTCGACGCGCTGGGCGTGCCGCCTGCCGAGGCCGACATCGTGGTCTATTGCGCCTGCCCGCACGAGATGTCCGCGGCACTGCTGGCCGAACGCCTGCGCGTTGCCGGCTACCCAAGGACCTGGGCGCTCGCCGGGGGCTTCGACGAATGGAAGCGGCGGCACGGCGAGACCGTGCCGCCCGCCGTCACGCATCCCGATCCGGGCAAGGTGGCGGCACGCTGA
- a CDS encoding aminotransferase class V-fold PLP-dependent enzyme, whose product MDIQAIRADTPLTASTIYLDTAAASIPPDAVLDTVRSYLLDTGHVGIYLPAFRKETYARVEAVRGMLAGLLNCSADEIAFTKNATESISIAARGIAWQAGDEVLVADTEMLSNLLPWRRLEQSHGVVVKTVPANAEGLLSAQAFEAAITPRTRLLTFSHLPNSTGAVQPAAQICAVARKHGVLSLVNAAQSVGMLRSDVAQLDCDFLAGCGRKALRATEGSGFLYVRRALIGQVEPMLVGWWNGACDRNTGALSLVAGAKRFEAGCPIVPAILGMGTAIDYATAIGIDAIEARVRDLTEYAVAKFAAIPGFELYGPTDVTQRIGIVPFNVRGVDPARIVAALEAQQCIIEAGNFMADSILARYGVPTMARVSLHYFNTHEEIDRVAALIRAAIA is encoded by the coding sequence ATGGATATCCAAGCAATCCGCGCCGACACTCCGCTGACGGCTTCCACCATCTATCTCGACACGGCCGCGGCCTCGATTCCGCCCGACGCCGTGCTCGACACCGTGCGCAGCTACCTGCTCGATACCGGCCATGTTGGCATCTACCTGCCGGCGTTCCGCAAGGAGACCTATGCCCGCGTGGAAGCCGTGCGCGGCATGCTGGCCGGATTGCTCAACTGCTCGGCCGACGAGATCGCCTTCACCAAGAACGCCACCGAAAGCATTTCCATCGCCGCGCGCGGCATCGCGTGGCAAGCGGGCGATGAAGTGCTGGTGGCCGACACCGAAATGCTGAGCAACCTGCTGCCGTGGCGGCGGCTGGAGCAATCGCACGGCGTTGTAGTGAAGACGGTGCCGGCCAATGCCGAGGGCCTGCTGAGCGCGCAGGCATTCGAGGCCGCGATCACGCCGCGCACGCGCCTGCTGACCTTCTCGCACCTGCCCAATTCCACCGGCGCCGTGCAGCCCGCCGCGCAGATCTGCGCGGTCGCGCGCAAGCATGGCGTGCTGTCGCTCGTCAATGCCGCGCAAAGCGTGGGCATGCTGCGTTCCGATGTGGCGCAGCTGGACTGCGACTTCCTCGCCGGCTGCGGGCGCAAGGCGCTGCGCGCGACCGAGGGCTCGGGCTTCCTGTATGTGCGCCGCGCGCTGATCGGGCAGGTCGAGCCGATGCTGGTGGGCTGGTGGAACGGCGCGTGCGACCGCAACACCGGCGCGCTGTCGCTGGTGGCGGGCGCGAAGCGTTTCGAGGCCGGCTGCCCGATCGTGCCGGCAATCCTCGGCATGGGCACCGCCATCGACTATGCCACCGCGATCGGCATCGACGCCATCGAGGCGCGCGTGCGCGACCTGACTGAGTACGCGGTGGCGAAGTTCGCCGCGATTCCGGGCTTCGAGCTGTACGGTCCCACCGACGTGACCCAGCGCATCGGCATCGTGCCGTTCAACGTGCGCGGCGTCGACCCCGCGCGCATCGTGGCCGCGCTGGAAGCGCAGCAATGCATCATCGAAGCGGGCAACTTCATGGCCGATTCGATCCTGGCGCGCTACGGCGTGCCGACCATGGCGCGCGTGTCGCTGCACTACTTCAACACGCACGAAGAGATCGACCGCGTCGCCGCACTGATCCGCGCCGCCATCGCCTGA
- a CDS encoding IclR family transcriptional regulator: MTLKTLDGALALLTHFTVRQPTWGVRELAKHSGVHYAVVHRVLATFAANGFLVQDAATGKYSLGLRLFELGQVVRKSFSPDEIVRPVLEKLAAQSGETVFLSWLDGHEGLCVGLVQSQHQLRFSIELGERFALYAGAHAKAMLAFQEDAFRDEVYRQGMARVGPHTTLDRERIEQQLAEVRERGWAHTREEAAASVAGLALPLWSRDRSAVVGSVAIAGPQQRLDEAAVPRLLEALRDASGRLEDVIGFVR, translated from the coding sequence ATGACTCTCAAGACACTGGACGGCGCGCTGGCCCTGCTGACGCACTTCACCGTGCGCCAGCCCACCTGGGGCGTGCGCGAACTGGCCAAGCACAGCGGCGTGCATTACGCCGTGGTGCACCGCGTGCTGGCGACCTTTGCCGCCAACGGCTTCCTGGTACAGGACGCGGCGACCGGCAAGTATTCGCTGGGGCTGCGGCTGTTCGAGCTGGGACAGGTGGTGCGCAAGAGCTTCTCGCCGGACGAGATCGTGCGCCCGGTTCTGGAAAAGCTGGCAGCGCAAAGCGGCGAGACCGTATTCCTGTCGTGGCTCGACGGCCATGAAGGCCTGTGCGTGGGGCTGGTGCAGAGCCAGCACCAACTGCGTTTCTCGATCGAGCTGGGCGAGCGCTTTGCGCTGTACGCGGGGGCGCATGCCAAGGCGATGCTCGCCTTCCAGGAAGATGCCTTCCGCGACGAAGTCTACCGCCAGGGCATGGCGCGCGTGGGCCCTCACACCACGCTGGACCGCGAGCGCATCGAGCAGCAGCTTGCCGAGGTGCGCGAACGCGGCTGGGCCCATACGCGCGAGGAAGCCGCGGCCAGCGTGGCCGGGCTGGCACTGCCGCTGTGGTCGCGCGACCGCAGCGCGGTGGTGGGCTCGGTGGCGATTGCCGGGCCGCAGCAGCGCCTGGACGAGGCCGCCGTGCCGCGCCTGCTGGAGGCCTTGCGCGACGCCAGCGGCCGGCTGGAAGACGTGATCGGCTTCGTGCGCTGA